The Aspergillus oryzae RIB40 DNA, chromosome 5 genome segment GTCGTGGATCGTGTGAATCAGTTCAACAGATGGCAGTCATGGGTAATTTTGATTGCAATGATCACCCTTTCTCTCACACAACTCTTCTACCTACACCGAGGCCTGAAGCTGTGCAGCACGAGCGTCCTCTATCCGTTTGTCTTTTGCATTTATaacatcattgccattctAGACGGTCTTATATATTTTCGTCAGATGTCTCAGTTGACTGGACTTCATGCTGGACTTATCGCATTGGGTACTCTTGTGTTGCTAAGCGGAGTGATGTGTCTCTCATGGAGGCTAGAGGTCATCGATAGTCATGCCGCTGTGACAGTTGTCGGCCCATCTCAGACCGCACTGGGTCCCGGAATGGCTGTTGTTGAGGAACACCCTCGCTCGTCCCTTGAACTGGGactggaagacgaagaagaccagACCGGGGAGCGCGAACCTCTTTTATGGAAAGCCTCTCACCGTAGAGCTTCCCACCGACGAACCCCCAGCTTACCTCTACTCACCCCTCAAGGGAGTTCCGCGGACATGGATCCCGCATCCATCTGGGCGGAGCTCGACGAGTCGGATTTTGATTACGCTGACCCGGACTCCCGAACACCATTACTCAAACGTCTGTCTGCCGACCCGTTTAAAAGCCAACCAAGAGGAAAAACCAAGTCCATCACCCTGAAAGACGCCTCCCTACGCGGACAACGCCACTCATCAACTAGCCCCCTCAGCCATCAGACCTGGAATCCCCGCAAAGTCCGACCATCCGTCTTCCAACCTGGACACCAACGAAGAACCTCAGCACCATCCCCCGACAACCGTCGACCCCCACAAAAACGGCGCACCTATGCCGGCggcccttctttcttcgacaTCTCTGGTCTCGGATACGGAACCCAGGACAACCGCTCCGAAGCTCCATCCTCCCGtgaaccaccaccacccaccGACACAGACGCAACGCCCCTCGCAGGCACGAGCAGTGGCGCTCTTGGAACCGCATGGCGAACCGGTCTACGGTACCTCTCTCGCTTAACCGGTGGCCAACGGGGAAGCGACCAAAGAACTCATAATGATCCCGAACACAACCCGGACAATCATACTGATAGATAATTTCCTTGCATTCTGTTAACCAGTGGACCAAGAGCCAAAGACTGACCTTCCCATATCCCATTGTATATTACATCACAATACCTTATTCCTGCTTATAAACCATAGTCAAACACAGCGTGGATTGCCCATCCATCCTATCTCCATGCTTGCTCGGTTTTGATCTACTCTATCGGGACTAGTCAAGGCTGGCATGTTGAGTGAcctttggatttggggaGGGTTACTGGCTACCCGTGTGTGACGGACTTGGTTTTTTCCTTTAActttatttatctttttatatcATAGCGCGGATGATGATACCTTGGATTAGTTAGATTGGCGGTAGACTTCCTGACTGGGTTTTCATTTTGAGTATTCGTTCTTACAAACTACCTATGGAATGGACTACAAGTTCCAGACTGAGATTGGAAGATTTGACCAAAATCCAGTggaaataaataatattatgcGTAGGGAGTACTGTATCCCTTGTTTGTTTCGTTAAAAAatgagacaaaagaagagcTCCAATTTTCTCCGTACCATACATGAGACATACTTCCTACCCGGTGAAGGGGAACCCATTCCAATATCGCATCAGTTActcaatcaaatcaaagCAAGGAAATTCATGTCCGATTCCTACATGCATGTCCTGAGGTACTGCTCCCTGAGCAATCGAATTTCACTGGTCGGGTAAACCAGCGTTGACCGGGACTTATGCAAGGAACACACACGACGCAAAGGGGGGAAATAGACAGATAAAGATAAGTCGGGAATTAGTCAAAGCAGGTTGAAACACAAATTATGGATAAAAAACATTGTAAGGAAAACCACTTCGCCAGGagtaaagagaagagatgaaaAGCACCAGTAACACCGCCACTTCCACTTGTCGTCTAGCAGATAATTAGATGAACGTGAAGAAAACAATTAATAGCTTCGGAACCCAGAACCAAGCGCTTGCATCCTTCGTGTTTCATCGTCAGttgaacttttttttccgaatttttttttgtcttttcattTTTAAGCCTTAGTTTTGTATGACCTCGGAATAAAGAGAATCGGAATCTTGCCAGCACAAGAACGGTGCCGCAGACTCCTCAACGTTGAATCAACGGCTCATGATATACACAGGTTACAAGTTAAGGCACCTTTGGTGTTCATGTTATGTTGCTGGTATACGACGGAAACCGCATTTAGAGCGTCAATTGCGGGGCAAGAGAATTCAGATTTCGCTGGGTATCAAAGGAAGGCCGATGGTGCGGAGGTGCACATGTTGAAGTTAACGAAGACGCGAAACAACAAACATCTGGATTCCGCGGCTTCTGAAGACATATTACGCAGAAGCAAGGACCACCGTTTATGCAGTGGGTTGATGCTGGGGCGGCATCCGGTTGCCCACAGGCATTCCGGGGTACTGCCCACCAgcttgctgttgctgctgaaGATTTTGGTAGTAggccatctgctgctgctgttcgTTGGTCATGTAGCCTGGGTGCATGCCCGCAGGGCGAGGAATGTTCTGCTGCTGGGCATTGACATTGTTGTGGGCGGCGGCGACATCCTCTGGCG includes the following:
- a CDS encoding DUF803 domain protein (predicted protein), translating into MGNLGDLSPQGSVAVGVVVGLVSTSLQAIGLTLQRKSHILEDEKHPYDLRRPPYKRRRWQLGMLMFVISNIVGSTIQITTLPLPVLSTLQASGLVFNTVFATLILGEAFTRYSLIGTILVCIGALLIATFGAIGEPAHTLDQLLELLQRWNFILWMAGTAVLVLVILLGSRLLKYFASPLRSKHSSSRHSYVPHLQLTPGRSRLIRGLCCGLVSGILSAHALLLAKSAVELLVRTVVDRVNQFNRWQSWVILIAMITLSLTQLFYLHRGLKLCSTSVLYPFVFCIYNIIAILDGLIYFRQMSQLTGLHAGLIALGTLVLLSGVMCLSWRLEVIDSHAAVTVVGPSQTALGPGMAVVEEHPRSSLELGLEDEEDQTGEREPLLWKASHRRASHRRTPSLPLLTPQGSSADMDPASIWAELDESDFDYADPDSRTPLLKRLSADPFKSQPRGKTKSITLKDASLRGQRHSSTSPLSHQTWNPRKVRPSVFQPGHQRRTSAPSPDNRRPPQKRRTYAGGPSFFDISGLGYGTQDNRSEAPSSREPPPPTDTDATPLAGTSSGALGTAWRTGLRYLSRLTGGQRGSDQRTHNDPEHNPDNHTDR